The window CACATTTTTAATAACACAGAAGTTGACTTTACCGGGGAGAAGAGGAGGTTGCATTCAAAACAGGAAATAAGGAACAGAAAGAAGGCACAATGATGCTATacgacaacaaaatgtaactgGCGAGAAAGAAGGCAAACTGATGCTGTacgacaacaaaatgtaactgGCGAGAAAGAAGGCaaactgatgctgtacaacaAAATGTAACTGGCGAGAAAGAAGGCAAACTGATGCTATacgacaacaaaatgtaactgGCGAGAAAGAAGGCAAACTGATGCTATacgacaacaaaatgtaactgGCGAGAAAGAAGGCAAAATGATGCTATacgacaacaaaatgtaactgGCGAGAAAGAAGGCAAACTGATGCTATATAACAAACTGTAACTGACGAAAAACAAGGCAAAGTGGTGCTAtatgaaaacaaaataaaactgacaagaaagaaaagaagcaaCTCTCGCACACGAATCATTGCACAAAGACTGCATAGCTCGATCTCTCTCAGCATCTTCTTGCACCTACTACAGAAGGACTGCATAGCTTGATCTCTCTCACCATCTTCAGGCACCTACAACAGGACTGCATAGCTTGATCTCTCTCACCATCTTCAGGCACCTACTACAGAATGAAAGTCCCGGTCCTTCCCTTAAAAATGGTTCTGCTAACTTCCTCAGGTGTGGCCAGGATTTAGCATGGGATAGTGTGGCCAGGATTTAGCATGGGATAGTGTGGCCAGGATTTAGCATGGGATAGTGTGGCCAGGATTTAGCATGGGATAGTGTGGCCAGGATTTAGCATGGGATAGTGTGGCCAGGATTTAGCATGGGATAGTGTGGCCAGGATTTAGCATGGGATAGTGTGGCCAGGATTTAGCATGGGATAGTGTGGCCAGGATTTAGCATGGGATAGTGTGGCCAGGATTTAGCATGGGATAGTGTGGCCAGGATTTAGCATGGGATAGTGTGGCCAGGATTTAGCATGGGATAGTGTGGCCAGGATTTAGCATGGGATAGTGTGGCCAGGATTTAGCATGGGATAGTGTGGCCAGGATTTAGCATGGGATAACACCTTCCCTTCACTCGCACACACCAACAGTCAGCATACTGGCTGCTTACTGTGCACTTGATGTTTGTAACGAACATTTGGCAGATTGATACCAGCGGCTTTTGAAGCATTATTTCATCCAATGATTGGCATTGTGTAGAGAGAGTATCCaggttttttttatacattATTTCATCCAATGATTGGCATTGTGTGGAGAAAATGTCCAGGCTTTTGATACATTATTTCATCCAATGATTGGCATTGTGTAGAGTGTCCAGACTGCTGCTTGTAgctgtgtgtccaagtggaatgCTGTCTCAAGTCAAAGGCTGCAAGATCTGAGCCACTGACCCGACGTCTTGCTACTGGAAGGACCGCAATTTAAACATCCAAGGTGTTGGATAAAGTATCCACAAACACTGATTCATCGTGGTTGTTGATCGTTGTTGGTGATAGCAACTGGTGTTTGCGGTTGTTGATCGTTGTTGGTGTTAGAAACTGGTGTTTGTGGTTGTTGGTCGTTGTTGGTGATAGCAACTGGTGTTTGTGATTGTTGATCGTTGTTGAGGATAGCAGCTGGTGATTGTGGTTGTTGATCGTTTTTGGTGTTAGCAACTGTTGTTTCTGGTTGTTGATCGTTGTTGGTGTTAGCAACTGGTGTTTCTGGTTGTTGATCGTTGTTGGTGCTAGCGACTATTGTTTGTGGTTGATGGTGGCACTGACTGGTGTCACTGACTGGTGTCACTGGCTAGTGTCAATGACTGGTGTCACTGACTGGTGTCACTGGCTGGTGGCACTGACTGGTGGCACTGACTGGTGGCGCTGACTTGTGGCACTGACTGGTGGCACTGACTGGTGGCACTGACTGGTGGCGCTGACTTGTGGCACTGACTGGTGGCACTGACTGGTGTCCCTGGCTGGTGTCACTGGCTGGTGTCACTGACTGGTGTCAATTGCTGGTGTCACTGACTGGTGTCACTGGCTGGTGTCACTGACTGTTGTCAATTGCTGGTGTCACTGACTGGTGTCACTGACTGGTGTCACTGGCTGGTGTCACTGGCTGGTGTCACTCGCTGGAGTCACTGTCTTGTTGTTGCGGGTCCGGGTTGGCCTCCTTTTCCTCATTGTCAAACGTCTGCATGACGACCGCCACGTCATCCATTATCTCTGACATCTTGACGGACAATCTCTTGATCATGCTTCCCTGCCCGTCGTTCACACTGAGGTTGCTCGTGCCCACACTGCCCTCTCCTCGCGCACTGGACTGTCTCCTGATAGCGCTGCCCTGACCTCTGACACTGGACTGTCTCCTGATCCCGCTGCCCTGACCTCTGACACTGGACTGTCTCCTGACCCCGCTGTCTTCCTCGTCCTTGGAGCTAGCGGAACTGCCCTCCTCGTCTTGTATAGAGGCGAAGCTGGCGTGCCTCTCACTCAGGTTGTTGGTATTGGACCTGGGCTTCTTAAAATGTATGTCACCGCTCAGTGTCGCACTCGCTTCTCCTATTTCTCCTATTTCGCCTCTCTTGACTCGGTCCTCTACCATCTTGTAGAAAGTCGTCACGTACCACATCGGCCCCGCCGGAGGTTCATCGCTAGCTGTTGACAcattcttcttcgtcttcgtgtTTTTCCCCCTCTTTCCTCGTTTCTCCTTTTTCCCGCCTTGAGAATTAGAGCTGTCAGACGCCGACCCGATAAACGCGCCCCTCGCTTCAGGATTGAGTCTAGTGATAATGATGGTCATCAGATAGGAGATTGCGCCTACCATGAAGAAGGCCCCGAGAAGAAGGCAGTCCAGTATGACGTAGGCCAATCCGGCGCCAAAGTTGATGGGCCTGGATAAGGCTTTGGCCGATCTTCTGATGCCCCCTCTGAAAGTGTGGACGACCCACAGGAACAGCTTAAGCACCTGGTTGACATCCCGTTGTGTTTTGGTTCTCTGTTTGATCAGTGCATTCCTGAGTTGCACTTTGCTCGGCGATCTTTTCTTCTGTCGGCTGCGAGGACCACGTCGCGGAGACCGAGATCTGGCTCTGCTGCTGTACATCATCTTGCTTGTTTCTTCTCCTACAAAGTATTGTCCCCACAGCAAGAATCACCTGTCGTCAAGAAAGGTTAAGCCATAGTATGTTTAGCAGGGAATTGCTGCAGTAGAGTAGTTTACTGATCCGCTGAGTTATTTCCTGTTTTTAGAGTTGGTGTGAGTCTCTTTGTTTTGATACAACGGTTATCCCaaaccagaagaaacaaaacaagtgaTGCTGGCAAAGCGTGTATTAAGGCATGTTGTTGCAAGGATTATGCCTCCACTACAGTTCCTACCCACTGTGACACTCCCAAGAAGCAGTCCATTTCCTCGATTCAATTGTTTCTATTTGGAATAACTTTGTGCTGGTCTAGTTCTGCCTGGCTCTGCTCAGAATCCATCAGATTCTCCAaactttcttgttcttttcggCAGTCCCGTTTTGGAATGCAAAGCAATTTGCGTCAGGTTTGGTACAAAAGTCCTCCATATACTCATTTTTTTTCACATGATGGTGTTCCTTTTAGAGCTATCACATTAAAACAATATCTGCCAAGGTTCAGCAGTGTCATAAAAGTTAACAAaaagtttttttaaaaaggcgaaaaaagaaagaaaaagcgaagaaaaaagaaacgtgtaaaaaaaattacaaaagcAATCACATCCTGTTTTGGAAGTGGATGTGACGTCAATGTTATGACGTAGATGTGTCTGTGACGTAGTTTTAGCCGAATCAAGTCGCCTCGCACTGGTAGatccacaggcactcgtcacgaggtgggcgtgGCCTATGTCTTGgctgtcacttgtgatggacgggGGATCTTTTCTTATGGTTTACACAAGGTATGATACTGATTCTCTCGACCTCGTCGGCAAACTTCGCATTCCTGCCATACACAGcttagcaaagcaaaacaacggCTATGATAAAATCAAGCAGACAATAAACTATCGGACACTAACAGATTTATACCAAATAGACGTTGCTACTGCTGTCATTTTGCAAAACGGCACGGATTTTGACACACAAAATCCACCGTAGTTCTGAACCGAACGGAAGTTACGAATGACTTACTTCCCCTTATAATCAAACCGAGACAAGAAGCTGTGTCTTCATTGGCTGAAGGGAAAATATTGCGCGAAATCTGACACGTAGATCTGTTGTAGATTTGAGAAATCATAAGAATGTTGGTTTGTGTTAACGTTGCAATCTTGAATAAAATAGTAAGATTGCTTTTGTTGCTCCAGACTGAGACTGATATTGTTACGGCCCCCCCTTCAATCTGCCGCTGGTTTGGTTGTTGATGTAGAACGATATCAAAGGAGTCAGGTCAGATCATAGAgagtgagatggaattttactCATCAGGGTTCTTGCATACTAACAGTGTCATCAATGAAGATAAAGCCACAGCAAAAACATATTTAACCCAATTGTACTTAGTGGTTTAAGCTAGTTTATCTCTTTGCATGCTGAGAGTGAAGTTAAGATTTATCTTTTCAATAAGTAGGCTCTGCAGTCAGCTAAGTTCAGGCTATCCAAATAATCTCATGTGCAAGCTTATAGGTTCCCAGTTAGCTAGCACACAAAGAGCACCAAGTGCAGTGACATCTGTGCATGTACAGTACAGACTATAGCAACCGAGCTTGACTCATTTGTGCCATTCAATTATAAGTTGATCAAAATGCTAATTGAGTCGATTGACAATTAAGCAGATAATACCCTCCTGCTGCAGATTTTATGTAcacatttttttcaacaaaGTAACTAATTGTTTACAGGTTCCAGTGTTCATCACAAGACAtattcttatttttattttcaaaagccATATACAATCAGGATCATCTCACATCTCATACCTGCATGTGCATACTTCCAAACCATTGAAGAAGTCAAACATGAGTAATTATATCATGATCCttcatatatatttatttcaaaTTAAATCTTTCAGTAAACACCTCCAGATGTTACTAATTCATACCAATATGCTTTATTGAAATTTAGCAACACCAATATAGAGAAAGACACACTTAACTGATAATCTGCATTCAAAATTATCACAACACTTctttcgacacacacacacacacacactttttggaATCCTGCTGCTAAAGCTGAACGAACACATTTCACAGCAATATGCAAGCATTCATTCTTGTACTTCAACAAACATGTAAGTATGCACTCTTCTTTCGATATGGCATTTTCTGGAAAAGATTTTGTTTGAGTGTTTATGGAGTAGTTGTATTTCATTTTCTGGATAGGGAGTCAagatacaaacaacaacaaaaacatatgcTGATCGTACAATAGTGAACAATAATTATATAGTGCATATTTTGTCAAAGTGTTGGTGTAAAAAATATGCACTCATTCACTGCCAGTATGATCGTTTTGACTATTGATTGAACAATTCAACACATGATAGTAGTACTCATTAGCTTGGATGTGCAGGTTTTGGAAAGAACATATTTAATTGCAGAAAATGTGAATTGGGACCGTGAGGCCTTTCATCACTTGCCTGAACATTATTATTCCTTGACATAGTTAAGGTTAATAAGGGTTGGCGGTCAATAAACCCCTCAGTggatttgtttaaaaaaaaacacatcgTCAACTGTAGTGTTGCTCCTAGGCctaagttttttttattcactggtccatatttttttctgatttgaaGCACTGTTGTGACCACTGGCTAGTCAGCCTGTTGTCCGATACACTTTTGACATGTTGGAGGCCCTCTGATTGAAAACAATATTGTAATAAATCTTGAAGAAGGTGTCCGTTTAGCAAAATCCACTTCCTCTCCATTGTATAGTTCTTGCACCCTTCAGACTGTTGCTGAAACAATCAGTTCAGAAAATCATTTGTGTGTATAGTCTTAAGCCAAAACACTGCAGATTTGTTCTTTCACATCTCCATCTacttatttgttttgcttttgtagtACACTGACTCTCCTTTCTCaagtaaaaaaagaaacaaaactaaaaacagaggaaacaagcaaacaaacaccaccaccaccaccaccacaaacaaGAATAACCTAGCTGAAGACAAGCTGTTTTGCACAACGCAAACATGTGCATAGCTCAAAATGGTAATTAGACAAGTAATTAATCATGTCTAACAGTCAATTCCTAGAAGTGTGTTACTTTaataacataattataacaACTGAAGGGAAAGCTCGCGTGGATCACCTTCATCTTAGATTATTAGATTCAAAAATGATCTGGCACTTTTGACTCCACAAACGATAAATATCTGCTTCTTATATAACCCTTCTCTTGAAACTTAAACGAGATCAACTAGACGTGATTCATAGCTAGATATGGAAGTGTAATATGTTTGAAAACTCTAGCTAGCTAAATACAAATCAAAGAAAAGGACAATTCCCCATAGTTTTATATACTGACCTTATTTGCTCTCACTTTGACATTTCATTATGGCGTACCAATTGTACATCATGACTGTAGGTTATGAAACCTAAGAGGATGTGAAGTTTAAAAGATGTAGGTtcaaaaacgatttttttttgtatgactGGAACATTACCTTTCTGCCGGCTATACAGACGGCCACTACTCAGTACTTACTACTAAGACTCCGGAAATTGGCATGTGTCAAGACAGGTGCTTTCCCATCCCACTGCAAAATAAGACATTCTGAGTTTTTTTAAAATCAGCATTTTGCATGGCAGCTGATCCAAATAGGAAAGGTAACAGTTCGACTGCCAGTCCCCAAGCACCTTAATGACCTCACCGGGAATCCCACAACTGAGAGCGTGGGTGGCACCACCTCTTCGGAAGCTATGGCTAGAGTAATCTTTGCCTGCCAGTGTTTTTAATTTGGCATCGAATTTCGAGCTGGCCATTGGAAAGGCCTGAGAGTTTGGAGCAGCGGGCGTAGTGCACTGGAACGATTTCACAACAGCTGTCACTGGACAGAGCGGGTGTGGTGCTATGCTTGGTAACACGATAGTGTGAGTCCGTTCTCGCCGCTGAATTGTTTTGCTCCAACGGACCACCACAGTTAAAGACCCATTCTCGTCAGCAATAAAACTGTCCCTTGTCAATTGCTTCTCAGGGTCAAACACCTGGCCGAACACATTGGACTTGCGTAACAACCCGAAAAAGAGGACAAGACATGCTGCCCAAAATATGCAGTCCTGTGTTACATGCAAACGCAACTTTCCTTTTATTTTCATTAACACCTCTGGTGTTATGGGTGTCTTCCGCTGCACAGCACATCCTTTAATCCGTTCAATGCCTTTTAGTGTACTTTTCACAAGCCACGAGTCTTGCATTGGGTTGACCAATCCACACTCTATGTGCAACAGCCTCACAATGTTAAGGTATTGTCTCACAGTTGAAGGCTTTCGAGTGTGTGCTAAATATGCAGCATATAATGTAACAGTCTCTTCATCAGCAGGCACCGGCGCAATACACAGTTTTTCACAAAAGTCAAGGTAAATCCTCAGATGCGTCGAATATGTTCTTTTAGTGTTTGTCGCAAATGTCTGTCCTCGAAAAATCGCCACTTCCCGTCTGAGCTCAACCTTGAGACCACTTGACTCGCCTATTGGACAGACATAACAAAGCCTTAGTAGACATATGTTTGGTTAAATCAAATATTTCTCCACCTTTACCATGCCACCAATTGGACAACAACCGCAAACAACTTAGCTATGTTGTCTCGTTCATGCAACCGAGACACAGTATCAGCCACAATATTGATGCTCCCTGACACAGAAATAGCCCGCACAACACAGTCATGTTTCGCACATATCCAAAACATTTGCCTGAGAAGCCTGTTCACAAACGCATTTCGCGAACGTCCCTTGTTGATAATGCCTTTTGTGACGGTACTATCAGTTTGCACTATTACCGTTCTGCCTCTCCACAAGGGGGCCCACTGCTTCACTGCCTGAAAAACTGCACAAACCTCTTTATAATTTATATGCAGCTTTTCCGCTGCTGGCAGATCACAGTGAAACACAGTATAGAGCCAATCCCCTTGGCAGAATGCACCCGCTGCTTGATTACAAGCGTCCACGTGTACGCGCACATTTGTTTGCTCGTTGAAAAACACAGTTCCGTTGAAAACTCGTAGATAAGTAAGCCACCACGAGAGatcgcctttaaagcctgaGGTCAATCTGACCTTGTGGCTTTGCTGCTGCAGCGGGGCGATTAAGTCCAGAATACGGCGAAGAAAAAATTTTCCTCCTCGCACTGCCTGGCACGCCCAATTAAGAAGCCCAGCTATGCTCTGCAATTGGAGTTTCGTTGCCCGCTTTCTATGCTGAAACTGCCGAAGCCGCTCTTCCAGTTTGTTGAGTTTGTCCTTACCCAAGGACAAGGTGCTCGCCCGCGTGTCGATGTCCACCCCCAGAAAGGTGATTTTCTGGGTTGGCCCCACCACTTTTTTCCAGCTAATAAGGAACCCTAACTTACGCAACAACCTAATCAGACAATGCAGCGCTGCGTTGCACGTGTCGTACGTAGGGGCTACTATCAAGAAATCATCTATGTAAACTACCACATCTTTGTAACCTTTCCTGGCCATGCACCTCCTTACAGCTTGTGACAAGCGGTGAAATATAGAGGGTCCCAGACAGGACCCAAAGGGCAAGCGAGTATCAAACATATACGTAGAGTGAGTGTCATTATGAAACTTCCATTTCAATCCCGTTACGCTGTAATTATCAGGATGAATAGCGACTGAGCGATACGCTGATTTTAAATCCACTTTTGCACACCAGTACCCAGGTTTTGCTAGTCTACAAGCCTCTTCTAGAGTTTGGAACTGAACTGGGTCAGCAGAGACATAATCATTCATAGCTGCCCCACGTGGCCTGCTAGCGTCGTGAATGACCCGTATATCACCATCATCTTTAGGTATTGCTGCCAATGCACTCACAATGTCTGGCTTAGTGTTAGTAACAATATAATGTCCTTTGCTAATCTGGTCTAGGAGTTCTTTCTCGACCCCGTCTTTATGTTGTTTGGCTGACTGATGATTTCTAACTTCAACCTTATCTACCGCTATGTTTTCAGGTATCAAACGAAATCCGTGTCTAATTCCGTCTAGCAAATATTTTCTGTCTCTATCATGCTGCAGTTCTTCTTCCCACACGTCTAATTTGCTATTTATGGACCCAGTTTTTCCAACAAAAGTCCCAGAAAAAGTTTTTTCAGTTCTAACTAAGCTGGAAAGTGGGGGACCTACCCTTGCTGAAGCCTGCTGCGCGTTGTCCTAGGCGATGCTAGTAGTCGCCGCGGCCGCTGCTTTACCGCTGCCTGCCAGTGCGTGATCTTTTGACAGATGGTCCGCCTTACCACAGGTAGCACAACTATGGTCAAAGTTGCACCTGTCGCCGTAGGTGCAGTTCCCTTTGTTCCACTGTAGGCAGAACGGTATTCCCTTCGCGTTAGTCCGACGCTTGTTCGGTGCCGCCACGTTGGTACCAGCTTGCTGGCGCTGTTGTCCTGTCCCTGTGGGCTTCTCCCGCAACGCCACCACTGACAGGTGAGGAGTATCGGCCCCCCATCGATGGCCGGTCGCCGCCTGCAGACTCCTGTACTCGTCGTCGTACATGAGTACAGAAGCCCACGTGTATCTGCACGCCAGCTCCGACACCTTCACCGTGTAAGCAATGTAATCAAACACTGACTCTTCGGTGTCCAACTCTCCGTTTTTGATGAGTTCCGCCATTATTCGGCCGTTGGCCGCCATCCACATAGCTGGGCTCACTCTTTCGAGCTTTTGTTTTTGCCCTGCCATTTTCAGAGATATCCCTCCACCCAGGTCGATCTCTTCACTCTCCCTTGCCGCTGATGAAATAAAATCCACCACCCTAAGGGCTGACTCACCTGAGTCTTTTCTCCTGGCTGTCAGTTACACGCTTGGGTCCAGGTCGACCCTGTCCGAC of the Littorina saxatilis isolate snail1 linkage group LG14, US_GU_Lsax_2.0, whole genome shotgun sequence genome contains:
- the LOC138947861 gene encoding uncharacterized protein, which codes for MMYSSRARSRSPRRGPRSRQKKRSPSKVQLRNALIKQRTKTQRDVNQVLKLFLWVVHTFRGGIRRSAKALSRPINFGAGLAYVILDCLLLGAFFMVGAISYLMTIIITRLNPEARGAFIGSASDSSNSQGGKKEKRGKRGKNTKTKKNVSTASDEPPAGPMWYVTTFYKMVEDRVKRGEIGEIGEASATLSGDIHFKKPRSNTNNLSERHASFASIQDEEGSSASSKDEEDSGVRRQSSVRGQGSGIRRQSSVRGQGSAIRRQSSARGEGSVGTSNLSVNDGQGSMIKRLSVKMSEIMDDVAVVMQTFDNEEKEANPDPQQQDSDSSE
- the LOC138946622 gene encoding uncharacterized protein, coding for MQDSWLVKSTLKGIERIKGCAVQRKTPITPEVLMKIKGKLRLHVTQDCIFWAACLVLFFGLLRKSNVFGQVFDPEKQLTRDSFIADENGSLTVVVRWSKTIQRRERTHTIVLPSIAPHPLCPVTAVVKSFQCTTPAAPNSQAFPMASSKFDAKLKTLAGKDYSSHSFRRGGATHALSCGIPGEVIKVLGDWQSNCYLSYLDQLPCKMLILKKLRMSYFAVGWESTCLDTCQFPES